A region of Streptomyces sp. NBC_01264 DNA encodes the following proteins:
- a CDS encoding cysteine hydrolase family protein: protein MTTNETVIDTENDTVNDTEIAANSALLVIDVQQGFDDSDFWGPRNNPAAEENIAALMDAWEQTGRPVVLVQHASRTPGSVLAPDQPGYAFKEFVAERADGAALHITKSVNSSFYGTPDLADWLTAQGVGQLVVAGIQTNMCVETTARMAGNLGYEVLVPLDATHTFDLAAGPGPGAPRLTADQLATATAVNLQGGDFARIVTTAELVTAARTAAPAAARA, encoded by the coding sequence ATGACGACGAACGAGACCGTGATCGACACCGAGAACGACACCGTGAACGACACCGAGATCGCGGCGAACAGCGCCCTGCTCGTCATCGACGTCCAACAGGGCTTCGACGACTCCGACTTCTGGGGGCCGCGCAACAACCCCGCCGCCGAGGAGAACATCGCCGCGCTGATGGACGCCTGGGAGCAGACCGGCCGCCCGGTCGTGCTCGTGCAGCACGCTTCCCGTACCCCCGGCTCGGTCCTGGCGCCGGACCAGCCCGGTTACGCCTTCAAGGAGTTCGTCGCCGAGCGGGCCGACGGGGCCGCGCTGCACATCACGAAGTCCGTGAACTCCTCCTTCTACGGCACCCCGGACCTGGCCGACTGGCTCACCGCCCAGGGTGTCGGTCAGCTCGTCGTCGCCGGCATCCAGACGAACATGTGCGTCGAGACCACGGCCCGGATGGCGGGGAACCTGGGGTACGAGGTCCTCGTGCCGCTCGATGCCACGCACACCTTCGACCTGGCCGCCGGACCGGGCCCGGGCGCACCCCGCCTGACGGCGGACCAGCTCGCCACGGCGACCGCGGTCAACCTCCAGGGCGGCGACTTCGCCCGGATCGTCACCACCGCGGAACTCGTGACCGCGGCCCGCACCGCGGCTCCGGCCGCTGCGCGGGCCTGA
- a CDS encoding glycerate kinase: MTDGAVTETARVLIAADKFKGSLTAVQVAERVTAGLRKAVPGVEIETLPVADGGDGTVAAAVAAGFERREVRVTGPLGDQVTAAFALREGTAVVEMAEASGLQLLPAGVFAPLTATTYGSGELLKAALDAGARSIVFGVGGSATTDGGAGMLAALGAVFLDANGEPVGPGGGALAGLASADLSGIDPRIKEIDFVLASDVDNPLTGPKGAPAVYGPQKGASPEDVATLDAALAHFAVVLEKSIGSLAAEAAVSPGAGGAGGIGYGALLLGASFRPGIELMLEVLGFAPALERATLVITGEGSLDEQTLHGKAPAGVAAAARAAGKPVVAVCGRLLLTQEALEAAGIRKAYPLTDLEPDPAVSIPNAGPLLERVAEIIAGDVL, translated from the coding sequence GTGACGGACGGAGCAGTAACTGAGACCGCGCGCGTGCTCATCGCCGCGGACAAATTCAAGGGCTCGCTCACGGCCGTTCAGGTCGCGGAGCGGGTCACGGCAGGCCTTCGCAAGGCCGTACCGGGCGTGGAGATCGAGACCCTCCCCGTCGCGGACGGCGGCGACGGTACGGTCGCGGCCGCTGTGGCGGCCGGTTTCGAACGCCGGGAGGTACGGGTCACCGGACCGCTCGGTGACCAGGTCACGGCCGCTTTCGCGCTGCGCGAGGGCACCGCGGTGGTCGAGATGGCGGAGGCCTCCGGCCTCCAGCTGCTGCCGGCGGGTGTCTTCGCCCCGCTGACGGCGACCACCTACGGCTCCGGCGAACTGCTGAAGGCCGCACTCGACGCGGGAGCGCGCTCGATCGTCTTCGGTGTGGGCGGCAGCGCCACCACCGACGGCGGTGCGGGCATGCTGGCCGCGCTGGGCGCGGTGTTCCTGGACGCGAACGGTGAACCCGTCGGTCCGGGCGGCGGCGCGCTGGCCGGGCTGGCCTCGGCCGACCTGTCGGGCATCGACCCCCGCATCAAGGAGATCGACTTCGTCCTGGCGAGCGACGTGGACAACCCTCTGACGGGTCCGAAGGGCGCTCCGGCGGTCTACGGCCCGCAGAAGGGGGCGTCGCCCGAGGACGTGGCGACGCTGGACGCGGCGCTGGCGCACTTCGCGGTGGTACTGGAGAAGTCGATCGGCTCCCTGGCCGCCGAGGCCGCGGTGTCGCCCGGCGCGGGCGGAGCGGGCGGCATCGGCTACGGGGCCCTGCTGCTCGGTGCCTCGTTCCGCCCCGGCATCGAGCTGATGCTGGAGGTGCTCGGCTTCGCGCCGGCGCTGGAGCGGGCCACGCTGGTCATCACCGGTGAGGGTTCGCTGGACGAGCAGACCCTCCACGGCAAGGCTCCGGCCGGTGTCGCGGCGGCGGCCCGTGCGGCGGGCAAGCCGGTGGTGGCGGTCTGCGGCCGGCTGCTGCTGACGCAGGAGGCGCTCGAGGCGGCGGGGATCCGGAAGGCCTACCCGCTCACGGATCTGGAGCCGGATCCGGCGGTGTCCATCCCGAACGCGGGGCCGCTGCTCGAGCGGGTCGCGGAGATCATCGCGGGCGACGTCCTCTGA
- a CDS encoding GlxA family transcriptional regulator, which translates to MHRVAIVVQPGIRAFDLAVITEVWGHDRGHRGVPPFELRRCALATGPIPLPGGLSLTPDRGLDWLATADLVVVPALDRPCDLTPEPVLAALRDAHARGIPVAALCAGAFILAEAGLLAGRRAVTHWSLAPALAGRYPAVRVEEAPLYVGDDGLWTSAGVASGIDLCLHLVREAHGSEAAAAIARAMVTGPFRTGEHAQYLDRPTPLADRTAEALALVRERALGRLHEALDVATLARWAGMSPRSFARHFAAATGTTPHKWLLGHRLDEARKLLERTDHPVTEVARRAGFASEVTFRQHFTSYVGTSPRAYRAAATAPGPPGPPGPLGPLGPLGPLGPLGPLGPPPNHADSVRNGS; encoded by the coding sequence ATGCACCGCGTCGCGATCGTCGTCCAGCCCGGCATCCGCGCTTTCGACCTGGCCGTCATCACCGAGGTCTGGGGGCACGACCGCGGCCACCGCGGGGTACCGCCCTTCGAGCTGCGCCGGTGCGCCCTCGCCACCGGCCCGATCCCGCTCCCCGGCGGGCTCTCCCTGACCCCGGACCGCGGGCTCGACTGGCTCGCCACCGCCGACCTCGTCGTGGTCCCCGCGCTGGACCGGCCCTGTGATCTGACGCCCGAGCCGGTCCTCGCCGCCCTGCGGGACGCCCACGCCCGGGGCATCCCCGTGGCCGCCCTGTGCGCCGGGGCCTTCATTCTCGCCGAGGCCGGGCTGCTGGCGGGCCGCCGGGCCGTGACGCACTGGTCGCTGGCCCCGGCGCTGGCGGGCCGGTACCCCGCCGTGCGCGTCGAGGAGGCCCCGCTCTACGTCGGGGACGACGGGCTGTGGACCTCCGCCGGAGTCGCCTCCGGCATCGACCTCTGCCTGCACCTGGTCCGCGAGGCCCACGGCTCCGAGGCCGCCGCGGCCATCGCCCGCGCGATGGTGACCGGCCCCTTCCGCACCGGCGAGCACGCCCAGTACCTGGACCGCCCGACCCCGCTCGCCGACCGGACCGCCGAGGCACTGGCCCTCGTACGGGAGCGGGCGCTCGGGCGGCTGCACGAGGCGCTGGACGTGGCCACCCTGGCCCGGTGGGCCGGGATGTCACCGCGCTCCTTCGCCCGGCACTTCGCCGCGGCCACCGGAACCACCCCGCACAAATGGCTCCTGGGCCACCGCCTGGACGAAGCCCGCAAACTGCTGGAGCGCACCGATCATCCGGTCACCGAGGTGGCCCGGCGGGCGGGATTCGCCAGCGAGGTCACCTTCCGCCAGCACTTCACCTCGTACGTCGGCACGAGCCCCCGTGCGTACCGCGCGGCCGCCACCGCACCAGGACCCCCAGGACCCCCAGGACCCCTGGGGCCCCTGGGGCCCCTGGGGCCCCTGGGGCCCCTGGGGCCCCTGGGGCCTCCCCCAAACCACGCCGACAGTGTTAGAAATGGCTCATGA
- a CDS encoding BCCT family transporter, whose protein sequence is MSTDSLEQSRPDSPGGGSAGPGRGAGGADGTDGTPDLTVVVIGVVCVLAVVGWAALGKSSFDSASSSALAWVLSNFAWLFVIAADVFLVMCVVLAISRFGRIRLGKDDSEPEFTNLAWIAMMFSAGMGIGLMFYGVGEPLTHYLNPPPASGAAPGTGDAARAALDYSFFHWTLTPWAIYGIAGLALAYATFRKGRGNRLSSAFVPLMGEERANGWQGKAIDLLAVFATVFGTATSLGLGALQVAKGLNITTGIEDSTTVELIIIGSLSAAFVLSAFSGLHKGVKWLSTINIVLAAALMTFVFVLGPTVYILDVIPASVGSYLHELLPMATRTGAFTDSEWLGAWTIFYWAWWLSWAPFVGTFIARISRGRTIREFLVGVLLVPSGATVVWFCVMGGTAIRLDSTGVADMAAKAKEGTEASLFAMLDALPLGTVTSWIAMLLVMTYFVTSADSASLVMGSLTSRGSLHPPTWLVVTWGVLMAAVAAVLLVAGGLKSLQTATILVALPFVVVMLVLCWALVKELRADPGAGPVRHHPLHGMRDAVKAMVGDAITEHGPARHPRLRRVAESRNRDREDGTGGGTGGGSGGGSTPEG, encoded by the coding sequence ATGAGCACGGATTCACTGGAACAGTCACGTCCGGATTCCCCAGGTGGCGGGTCCGCGGGCCCCGGCCGCGGCGCCGGCGGCGCCGACGGCACGGACGGGACGCCCGACCTCACGGTCGTGGTGATCGGAGTGGTCTGCGTCCTGGCCGTGGTCGGATGGGCGGCCCTGGGCAAGAGCTCCTTCGACTCGGCGTCGAGCAGCGCGCTGGCCTGGGTGCTGAGCAACTTCGCGTGGCTCTTCGTGATCGCCGCCGATGTGTTCCTCGTCATGTGCGTCGTGCTCGCGATCAGCCGCTTCGGCCGGATCCGCCTCGGCAAGGACGACTCGGAGCCGGAGTTCACGAACCTCGCGTGGATCGCGATGATGTTCAGCGCGGGCATGGGCATCGGGCTGATGTTCTACGGGGTGGGCGAGCCGCTCACCCACTACCTGAACCCGCCCCCGGCCTCGGGTGCGGCCCCCGGCACCGGCGACGCCGCCCGCGCCGCGCTCGACTACTCCTTCTTCCACTGGACCCTCACGCCCTGGGCGATCTACGGCATCGCCGGCCTCGCGCTCGCCTACGCGACCTTCCGCAAGGGCCGCGGCAACCGCCTCAGCTCCGCCTTCGTCCCCCTCATGGGCGAGGAGCGCGCCAACGGCTGGCAGGGCAAGGCCATCGATCTGCTCGCCGTCTTCGCGACCGTCTTCGGCACCGCCACCAGCCTCGGCCTCGGCGCCCTTCAGGTGGCCAAGGGCCTCAACATCACCACCGGCATCGAGGACTCGACGACGGTCGAGCTGATCATCATCGGATCGCTGTCCGCCGCCTTCGTGCTCTCCGCCTTCTCCGGGCTGCACAAGGGCGTCAAATGGCTCAGCACGATCAACATCGTGCTCGCCGCGGCCCTGATGACCTTCGTCTTCGTCCTCGGCCCGACCGTCTACATCCTCGACGTGATCCCGGCGAGCGTCGGCAGCTACCTGCACGAACTGCTCCCGATGGCCACCCGTACCGGCGCCTTCACCGACAGCGAGTGGCTCGGAGCGTGGACGATCTTCTACTGGGCGTGGTGGCTCTCCTGGGCGCCCTTCGTCGGCACCTTCATCGCCCGCATCTCGCGCGGCCGCACCATCCGCGAGTTCCTCGTCGGCGTGCTCCTGGTCCCCAGCGGCGCCACCGTCGTCTGGTTCTGCGTCATGGGCGGCACCGCGATCCGCCTCGACTCCACCGGCGTCGCCGACATGGCCGCCAAGGCCAAGGAGGGCACCGAGGCCTCGCTCTTCGCGATGCTCGACGCGCTCCCGCTCGGCACGGTCACCTCGTGGATCGCGATGCTCCTGGTGATGACGTACTTCGTCACCAGCGCCGACTCCGCCTCCCTCGTCATGGGCTCCCTCACCAGCCGCGGCTCCCTGCACCCGCCGACCTGGCTCGTGGTCACCTGGGGCGTGCTGATGGCCGCCGTGGCCGCCGTACTCCTCGTCGCGGGCGGCCTGAAGTCCCTCCAGACGGCCACCATCCTGGTCGCGCTGCCCTTCGTGGTGGTGATGCTGGTCCTGTGCTGGGCCCTGGTGAAGGAACTGCGGGCGGACCCGGGCGCGGGCCCCGTCCGCCACCACCCCCTGCACGGGATGCGGGACGCGGTCAAGGCCATGGTCGGCGACGCCATCACCGAACACGGCCCGGCCCGCCACCCCCGCCTGCGGCGCGTGGCGGAGTCGAGGAACCGCGACCGCGAGGACGGCACGGGCGGCGGAACCGGCGGCGGTTCCGGCGGCGGGTCCACCCCGGAAGGGTGA